In Streptomyces capitiformicae, one genomic interval encodes:
- a CDS encoding amidohydrolase family protein — MISVDVHQHLWTPSLVAALRSRREPPFLDGWTLFLDGEPPYEVPPADHDVARRTELAAADGLGRVLVSMSAPIGVEWLPSAEARPLLDAYHEGAAALPEPFGAWAAACVRDIDASATAKDLDQGFVGLQLPANALADATGYARCAPLLELLEGRDLPLFVHPGPAAAAPEGPGWWPAMVPYVQQMHAAWFAFRAFGRPRHPRLRVCFALLAGLAPLHGERFAARGDKDTAGADPNVFVETSSYGPTAVDAVVRALGVGAVVQGSDRPYGEPPHHPGFGLGGAAAYAFRIANPRRLLTGREST; from the coding sequence ATGATCAGCGTCGACGTGCACCAGCATCTGTGGACCCCCTCGCTGGTGGCGGCCCTGCGGTCCCGCCGTGAGCCGCCGTTCCTGGACGGCTGGACCCTGTTCCTGGACGGTGAGCCGCCGTACGAGGTCCCACCCGCCGACCACGATGTCGCCCGGCGCACGGAACTCGCCGCCGCGGACGGGCTCGGCCGGGTGCTCGTGTCGATGTCCGCGCCGATCGGCGTCGAGTGGCTGCCGTCGGCCGAGGCCCGGCCCCTGCTCGACGCCTATCACGAGGGCGCCGCCGCGCTGCCCGAGCCGTTCGGCGCCTGGGCGGCCGCCTGTGTCCGGGACATCGACGCGAGCGCGACGGCCAAGGACCTCGACCAGGGTTTCGTCGGCCTCCAGCTCCCAGCCAACGCCCTGGCCGACGCGACCGGTTACGCGCGCTGCGCCCCGCTGCTGGAACTCCTCGAAGGGCGGGACCTCCCGCTGTTCGTCCACCCGGGGCCCGCGGCCGCCGCGCCCGAAGGTCCCGGCTGGTGGCCCGCGATGGTCCCCTATGTACAGCAGATGCACGCCGCCTGGTTCGCCTTCCGGGCCTTCGGCCGGCCCCGCCATCCACGCCTGCGGGTGTGCTTCGCGCTGCTGGCCGGGCTCGCCCCACTGCACGGGGAGCGGTTCGCCGCCCGGGGCGACAAAGACACGGCCGGGGCCGATCCGAACGTGTTCGTCGAGACCTCCTCGTACGGCCCGACCGCCGTCGACGCGGTCGTCCGCGCCCTGGGTGTGGGCGCCGTCGTCCAGGGCTCGGACCGGCCCTACGGAGAGCCGCCGCACCACCCCGGTTTCGGCCTGGGCGGCGCCGCCGCGTACGCCTTTCGCATCGCCAATCCCCGGCGGCTGCTCACCGGGAGGGAGTCAACTTGA
- a CDS encoding RNA-guided endonuclease InsQ/TnpB family protein: protein MPEAEQAAALSATLRTVNDLACWVSEVAFAHGVPREYDLRKHTYPRLKAEGLGAQAAQHTIKKVRDAYTTLRANIRAGNLGKPKSKRRRKAESKPITFRPDAAQPYDDRCLSWQYDQRTVSIWTTEGRLKGVRFVCSANALKVLQQYRKGESDLIERDGVFYLIATCEVVEAETYEPDGFIGVDLGIVDIATASTGYQAAGRALNRYRKRQLALRAKLQKKRTKSAKRRLKERSRREARHVKNTNHIIAKTIVTEAERTSAGISLEELKGIRQRVRLRKPQRVALHSWSFAQLADFIVYKAKRAGVPLVFVDPAYTSQTCAECGHVDKRSRVDQGLFICRGCGVVAHADRNASHNIATRGESVWNAGRESRVPATP from the coding sequence ATGCCGGAGGCCGAGCAGGCCGCCGCGCTGTCCGCGACCCTGCGCACGGTCAACGATCTGGCGTGCTGGGTCTCCGAAGTGGCGTTCGCCCACGGGGTGCCACGTGAGTACGACCTGCGCAAGCACACCTACCCGCGTCTGAAGGCCGAAGGTCTCGGGGCGCAGGCCGCCCAGCACACCATCAAGAAGGTGCGCGACGCCTACACCACCTTGAGGGCGAACATCCGGGCCGGGAACCTCGGCAAGCCGAAGTCGAAGCGCCGCCGCAAGGCGGAGTCGAAGCCGATCACGTTCCGTCCCGATGCCGCGCAGCCGTATGACGACCGGTGTTTGAGCTGGCAGTACGACCAGCGGACGGTCTCGATCTGGACCACCGAAGGCCGGTTGAAGGGCGTACGGTTCGTGTGCTCGGCAAACGCGCTCAAGGTGCTCCAGCAGTACCGCAAGGGCGAGTCCGACCTGATCGAGCGTGACGGCGTCTTCTATCTGATCGCCACGTGCGAGGTTGTCGAGGCCGAGACGTACGAGCCGGACGGCTTCATCGGCGTGGACCTCGGCATCGTCGACATCGCCACCGCATCCACCGGCTACCAGGCCGCCGGACGCGCCCTGAACCGGTATCGCAAGAGGCAGCTTGCCCTGCGGGCCAAGCTCCAGAAGAAGCGCACCAAGTCCGCCAAGCGCCGGCTCAAGGAGCGCTCCCGCCGCGAGGCGCGGCACGTCAAGAACACCAACCACATCATCGCCAAGACGATCGTGACCGAGGCTGAACGCACCTCGGCCGGGATCTCCCTGGAAGAACTCAAGGGAATCCGGCAGAGGGTACGGCTCCGCAAGCCCCAACGGGTCGCGCTCCACTCCTGGTCCTTCGCCCAGCTCGCAGACTTCATCGTCTACAAGGCCAAGCGGGCAGGCGTGCCCCTGGTCTTCGTCGATCCCGCGTACACGTCCCAGACATGCGCCGAGTGCGGCCACGTCGACAAACGCAGCCGTGTCGACCAGGGACTATTCATCTGCCGGGGGTGCGGGGTCGTTGCCCACGCCGACCGGAACGCTTCCCACAACATCGCCACCCGTGGCGAGAGCGTGTGGAACGCGGGGCGTGAGTCACGCGTCCCTGCCACCCCATAA
- a CDS encoding phosphoribosylanthranilate isomerase has protein sequence MRQARAVSDSHDPLFIKICGLKTERDVDTAVEAGADAIGFVFSASPRRIDASTAARLCDRVPEHVLTVGVFRDEPLDDVRSLATDSGIRAVQLHGPEDRGYYDDLATGGWTLIRAAAFGDSVPRCGEMGEDMLLLDAPVPGSGIAWDWSRKTLAGAGERWILAGGLTPDNVRDAVDATRPWGVDVSSGVEQSRGVKDPALIAAFVKAARGGN, from the coding sequence ATGCGGCAGGCTAGGGCCGTGAGCGACTCCCATGACCCCCTGTTCATCAAGATCTGCGGACTGAAGACCGAGCGTGACGTCGACACGGCCGTCGAGGCGGGCGCCGACGCCATCGGGTTCGTCTTCTCGGCCAGCCCGCGCCGTATCGACGCGAGCACCGCCGCACGGCTGTGCGATCGCGTACCGGAGCATGTCCTGACGGTCGGCGTCTTCCGCGACGAACCCCTCGACGACGTACGCTCCCTGGCCACCGACTCGGGCATCCGGGCCGTTCAGCTGCACGGCCCGGAGGACCGCGGCTACTACGACGACCTGGCGACGGGCGGCTGGACGCTGATCCGCGCCGCGGCGTTCGGCGACTCCGTGCCGCGCTGCGGGGAGATGGGCGAGGACATGCTCCTCCTCGACGCCCCCGTGCCCGGCTCCGGCATCGCCTGGGACTGGTCCAGGAAGACGCTGGCCGGCGCCGGGGAGAGGTGGATCCTCGCCGGCGGCCTCACCCCGGACAACGTACGGGACGCCGTCGACGCCACGCGGCCCTGGGGCGTCGACGTCTCCAGCGGCGTGGAGCAGAGCCGAGGCGTCAAGGACCCCGCCCTGATCGCCGCGTTCGTCAAGGCCGCCCGCGGCGGGAACTGA
- a CDS encoding protein kinase domain-containing protein — protein sequence MPSRSTADRAPAPRHTGALPLRPGDPDRIGPYVSLGLLGSGGMGRVYLARPADGDPDLVAVKVIRPEYAEDIRFRRRFEREASVHGRVLTPHLPRLRGTGFQDELLWMATEYVPGLDLADAVQEDGALALAAVWRLVAELGRALADLSAAGIVHRDLKPSNVLLSARGAHVIDFGISKAADASAITGTGNRVGTPAYMSPEYLRTGECDTASDVFSLACTLVYAATGSAPFGDGTGVDVMHRVAFEEPNAKVIGEVSAADEALASLLSACLGKEPGARPTPKELIEAAGAHAGTPGTSGSPGTSGWPEPLGGRVLARQQAYEALRRLPLAQPSPEAAAHPSAPPSSPPNATPKPSADAAGQSPPAQGRNSTRRKRVLAGVTGVALCATVAAGVFVLTRPDSSASASPEAGTSTAAGGVPGATVSSTAPGASGGAPVPDGGSSVSEVSGKDDSVADDTPRPDASADHDRRTTAPSGSATESGAPPETAPSQSSAPPDSGTPAWISDCTHYSGNGRTRLGNSGKRVLQVQCILTKRGYGVGDSGVDGEFGTGTEAAVQAFQSDKGLDVDGVVGHDTWAALRASE from the coding sequence GTGCCATCGCGCTCGACGGCGGACAGGGCTCCGGCGCCGCGGCATACGGGTGCCCTGCCGCTGCGCCCCGGCGACCCGGACCGTATAGGTCCGTATGTGTCGCTGGGGCTGCTCGGCAGCGGCGGCATGGGGCGCGTCTATCTGGCGCGCCCCGCCGACGGCGACCCGGATCTCGTCGCGGTGAAGGTGATCAGGCCGGAGTACGCCGAGGACATCAGGTTCCGGCGCCGGTTCGAGCGCGAGGCGTCGGTTCACGGCCGCGTCCTGACCCCGCACTTGCCAAGGCTGCGCGGCACGGGTTTCCAGGACGAACTGCTGTGGATGGCCACCGAGTACGTGCCGGGGCTCGACCTGGCGGACGCCGTGCAGGAGGACGGTGCCCTCGCGCTGGCGGCCGTCTGGCGGCTTGTGGCGGAGCTCGGGCGGGCGCTCGCCGACCTGTCCGCCGCGGGGATCGTGCACCGGGATCTCAAGCCGTCCAACGTCCTGCTGTCCGCCCGGGGCGCGCATGTGATCGACTTCGGCATCTCGAAGGCCGCCGACGCGAGCGCGATCACCGGCACGGGCAACCGGGTGGGCACTCCCGCGTACATGTCGCCGGAGTACCTGAGGACCGGTGAGTGCGACACCGCGTCGGACGTTTTCTCGCTGGCCTGCACGCTGGTCTACGCGGCGACCGGGAGCGCCCCGTTCGGCGACGGTACCGGCGTCGACGTGATGCACCGGGTGGCGTTCGAGGAGCCCAACGCGAAGGTGATCGGCGAGGTCTCGGCGGCCGACGAGGCGCTCGCTTCGCTGCTGTCCGCCTGCCTGGGCAAGGAGCCCGGGGCTCGGCCGACTCCGAAGGAGCTGATCGAGGCGGCCGGGGCGCACGCCGGCACGCCAGGCACGTCCGGCTCACCGGGCACGTCCGGCTGGCCGGAGCCGCTCGGTGGCAGGGTGCTGGCCCGGCAGCAGGCGTACGAGGCGCTGCGCCGGCTGCCCCTGGCACAGCCCTCGCCCGAGGCCGCCGCGCACCCTTCCGCGCCCCCTTCCTCACCGCCGAACGCGACTCCGAAGCCCTCCGCCGACGCGGCCGGACAGTCGCCTCCGGCGCAGGGCCGCAACTCGACGCGGCGCAAGCGGGTGCTGGCGGGAGTCACGGGCGTGGCGCTCTGCGCGACAGTGGCCGCCGGTGTCTTCGTACTCACGCGCCCCGACTCTTCCGCCAGTGCCTCGCCGGAGGCGGGTACGTCGACCGCGGCGGGCGGTGTGCCCGGTGCCACCGTCTCCTCGACGGCACCCGGGGCCTCGGGCGGCGCGCCCGTACCGGATGGCGGGTCCTCCGTCTCGGAGGTGTCCGGCAAGGATGACAGCGTTGCCGACGACACCCCGCGCCCTGACGCCTCCGCCGACCACGACCGGCGCACCACCGCTCCTTCCGGTTCCGCCACCGAGTCCGGTGCCCCGCCCGAGACCGCCCCGTCCCAGAGCAGCGCGCCTCCCGATTCGGGGACCCCGGCCTGGATCTCGGACTGCACGCATTACTCGGGCAACGGCCGTACCCGGCTGGGGAACAGCGGCAAACGTGTGCTCCAGGTGCAGTGCATCCTGACGAAGCGCGGGTACGGCGTGGGCGACTCCGGCGTGGACGGCGAGTTCGGCACCGGCACGGAGGCGGCGGTTCAGGCCTTCCAGAGCGACAAGGGGCTGGACGTCGACGGAGTCGTCGGCCACGACACCTGGGCGGCGTTACGCGCCTCTGAGTGA
- a CDS encoding ABC transporter permease has product MNDFLNQIQLVGDWLTSSAQWQGDEGIPQRLLEHLTYSGLSLLFAALIGLTFGLLVGHTGRGAFAVASVANLARAIPTFGLVVLVVTLAGLSTTPVLIALVALAVPPILINTFEGVRGVDPATRDAARGVGMTEWEILIRVEVPMALPLILLGLRVAAIQVVATATVAAYPGLGGLGRFIVDGLSRNDYELVIGGSTVVVVLALVVQAVFTALRRVVVSPGLRAAATKS; this is encoded by the coding sequence ATGAACGACTTCCTGAACCAGATCCAGCTCGTGGGGGACTGGCTGACGTCCTCGGCCCAGTGGCAGGGCGACGAGGGAATCCCGCAGCGCCTCCTGGAACACCTCACCTACAGCGGGCTGTCGCTGCTGTTCGCCGCCCTGATCGGGCTGACGTTCGGGCTTCTCGTCGGACACACCGGCCGTGGCGCGTTCGCCGTGGCCAGCGTGGCGAACCTCGCGCGGGCGATCCCCACCTTCGGCCTGGTCGTCCTCGTCGTCACGCTCGCCGGACTCAGCACCACACCCGTACTGATCGCCCTGGTCGCGCTCGCCGTCCCGCCGATCCTCATCAACACCTTCGAAGGCGTACGGGGCGTGGACCCGGCGACCCGGGACGCGGCACGCGGGGTCGGCATGACCGAGTGGGAGATTCTGATCCGGGTGGAGGTGCCGATGGCGCTGCCCCTGATCCTCCTCGGGCTGCGGGTCGCCGCGATCCAGGTCGTGGCCACCGCGACCGTCGCCGCCTACCCCGGCCTCGGGGGCCTCGGCCGCTTCATCGTCGACGGACTCTCCCGCAACGACTACGAGTTGGTCATCGGCGGCTCCACGGTCGTCGTCGTTCTCGCGCTGGTCGTCCAGGCCGTGTTCACCGCACTGCGACGCGTCGTCGTCTCGCCGGGCCTCAGGGCCGCGGCGACGAAATCCTGA
- a CDS encoding ABC transporter permease — protein sequence MNDDEPLVRWQWIADHAAELADYTGVHLRLGLLPVVFGLVISVPLGILCHRLRWLYPPVLTVANILYSIPSLALFMIFVRYTGLTEQTVMIPLTLYTLSVLVPNVVDGLASVPEPVRLAATAMGFGTVRRVVQVELPIAVPVVIAGVRVAAVSSISLVAVGQLIGQGGLGYYITRGLQLDFPTPIVTAMVLIMLLALTTDALLVLAQRLLTPWSRSKVTAA from the coding sequence GTGAACGACGACGAGCCGCTGGTCCGGTGGCAGTGGATAGCCGACCACGCCGCCGAACTGGCCGACTACACCGGCGTCCATCTGAGACTCGGCCTGCTCCCGGTCGTGTTCGGCCTGGTCATCTCCGTGCCGCTCGGGATCCTGTGCCACCGGCTGCGCTGGCTGTACCCGCCGGTGCTGACCGTGGCCAACATCCTGTACTCGATCCCGTCCCTCGCCCTGTTCATGATCTTCGTCCGTTACACGGGGCTGACCGAACAGACGGTGATGATCCCGCTGACGCTCTACACCCTGTCGGTCCTGGTGCCCAACGTCGTGGACGGCCTCGCCTCGGTCCCCGAACCGGTGCGGCTCGCGGCCACCGCGATGGGATTCGGCACGGTACGCCGGGTCGTCCAGGTCGAACTGCCGATCGCCGTACCCGTCGTCATCGCCGGCGTACGCGTCGCCGCCGTCTCCTCCATCAGCCTCGTCGCCGTAGGACAGCTGATCGGCCAGGGCGGCCTCGGCTACTACATCACCCGCGGCCTCCAACTCGACTTCCCCACCCCCATCGTCACCGCGATGGTGCTGATCATGCTGCTGGCGCTCACCACCGACGCCCTGCTGGTCCTGGCGCAACGGCTGCTCACCCCCTGGTCCCGGAGCAAGGTGACGGCGGCATGA
- a CDS encoding ABC transporter substrate-binding protein, producing MYRGAAFGLITALTLTACGGGGDSDDNPLTGSSGGGDGKSIVVGSANFPENQLLAEIYSQALEDKGLKVTRKFDIGAREVYYDQVVKGGIGVFPEYNGALLSVAVDKNSTATSTEEINAELKEKLPSSVEILDSAQAEDKDSVTVTAETAAKYNLKTLADLKPVAGDMTLGAGSEFKTRTQGGVGLKKVYGVEFGKFQPLDGGAQTTLVKLLKDNEVQAANLYTTDPAIVADKLVVLEDPENLFSSQNVTPLVYKDAVNDTAKEALNAVSAKLTTQDLLDMMKKLVNDKEDADTVAEEWLTKAGLVS from the coding sequence ATGTACCGAGGCGCCGCGTTCGGCCTGATCACCGCACTCACCCTGACCGCCTGCGGAGGCGGCGGCGACAGCGACGACAACCCGCTGACGGGCAGCAGCGGCGGCGGTGACGGCAAGTCCATCGTCGTCGGCTCGGCGAACTTCCCCGAGAACCAACTCCTCGCCGAGATCTACTCGCAGGCCCTGGAGGACAAGGGCCTGAAGGTGACCCGCAAGTTCGACATCGGGGCCCGCGAGGTCTACTACGACCAGGTGGTCAAGGGCGGCATCGGCGTCTTCCCCGAGTACAACGGCGCCCTGCTGTCGGTGGCGGTCGACAAGAACAGCACCGCGACCAGTACGGAGGAGATCAACGCCGAACTGAAGGAGAAACTCCCGTCGTCGGTGGAGATACTCGACTCGGCCCAGGCCGAGGACAAGGACTCCGTCACGGTCACCGCCGAGACCGCAGCCAAGTACAACCTCAAGACTCTCGCCGACCTCAAGCCGGTCGCGGGTGACATGACGCTCGGGGCGGGCTCCGAGTTCAAGACCCGCACCCAGGGCGGGGTCGGTCTGAAGAAGGTCTACGGCGTCGAGTTCGGCAAGTTCCAGCCGCTCGACGGAGGCGCCCAGACCACCCTGGTCAAGCTGTTGAAGGACAACGAGGTGCAGGCCGCCAACCTCTACACCACCGATCCCGCCATCGTCGCCGACAAGTTGGTGGTCCTGGAGGACCCGGAGAACCTCTTCTCCTCGCAGAACGTCACGCCGCTGGTCTACAAGGACGCGGTGAACGACACGGCCAAGGAAGCGCTCAACGCCGTCTCGGCCAAGCTCACCACCCAGGACCTGCTCGACATGATGAAGAAGCTCGTCAACGACAAGGAGGACGCCGACACCGTCGCCGAGGAATGGCTGACGAAGGCCGGCCTGGTGAGCTGA
- a CDS encoding cytochrome P450 translates to MAVESGWGESGSVNTDDTRLEELDPQPLLTRDYEMRPSLVYERLRQRHGAVAPVDLLGVPAWLVLGYREALQVLQDDGAWPKGLENWRARTEGRVPADWPLGPSLEVNHVLIQGGPGYGTLRTAWDAALKPFQDPRHPQAKRLKTAVTAYADDLITLVGQAGTTGHADLSAQFSRPLPLMVASHLLGFPGSQGDDALMDMWRVLDAGPDAEPALQRLLGALAELAATKLKTPGEDFPSYLLAAHPDLSLDELARELFMLLGMTSDHVGILISNTVVEVLSGESSVRASLSAGMVRETMNRVVMRKPPLVNFVPRFATEDTPLGNYTIRAGDPVWVSSAAAHADPLFADHVAPSTTVSTRAHLSWGAGRRQCPARELASTVAAVGVGRLFERFAHLDLALPVDQLPWRSSPFMRGLRSLPVRYELAATPERPPVDSLAAEPTPESAAEPDAESPESVLPDPSARRRSSLWRYLTGLIRPGR, encoded by the coding sequence ATGGCGGTGGAATCCGGGTGGGGCGAGAGCGGGTCCGTGAACACGGACGACACTCGGTTGGAGGAGCTGGATCCCCAGCCGCTGCTGACACGGGACTACGAGATGCGTCCCTCCCTCGTCTATGAGCGGCTGAGGCAGCGGCACGGCGCGGTGGCGCCGGTCGACCTGCTGGGCGTACCCGCCTGGCTTGTCCTCGGCTACCGCGAGGCGCTCCAGGTGCTCCAGGACGACGGCGCGTGGCCGAAGGGCCTGGAGAACTGGCGGGCCCGCACCGAGGGCCGGGTGCCCGCCGACTGGCCGCTCGGGCCGTCCCTGGAGGTCAACCACGTACTGATCCAGGGCGGCCCCGGATACGGGACGCTGCGCACGGCGTGGGACGCGGCTCTGAAGCCGTTCCAGGACCCACGCCACCCGCAGGCGAAGCGGCTGAAGACGGCCGTCACCGCCTACGCCGACGATCTGATCACCCTGGTCGGACAGGCCGGCACCACGGGGCACGCGGACCTGTCCGCCCAGTTCTCCAGGCCGCTGCCGCTGATGGTGGCCAGCCATCTGCTCGGCTTTCCCGGTTCCCAGGGCGACGACGCGCTCATGGACATGTGGCGCGTGCTGGACGCGGGCCCGGACGCCGAACCCGCCCTGCAACGGCTGCTGGGGGCATTGGCCGAACTCGCGGCGACGAAGCTGAAGACGCCGGGGGAGGACTTCCCCTCCTACCTGCTGGCCGCTCACCCCGACCTCTCGCTCGACGAACTGGCCCGTGAGCTGTTCATGCTGCTGGGCATGACCTCCGACCACGTCGGCATCCTCATATCCAACACGGTCGTCGAGGTCCTCTCAGGCGAGAGCAGCGTGCGCGCCAGCCTGTCCGCCGGGATGGTCCGGGAGACCATGAACCGTGTTGTCATGCGCAAGCCACCCCTGGTGAACTTCGTCCCGCGCTTCGCGACCGAGGACACCCCGCTCGGCAACTACACGATCCGCGCGGGCGACCCGGTGTGGGTCTCCTCCGCCGCCGCGCACGCCGACCCCCTGTTCGCCGACCACGTGGCGCCGAGCACCACCGTCAGCACCCGGGCCCACCTCTCCTGGGGCGCCGGCCGCCGCCAGTGCCCGGCGCGCGAACTCGCCTCGACGGTCGCCGCGGTCGGCGTCGGCCGCCTCTTCGAACGGTTCGCGCATCTGGACCTCGCCCTCCCCGTCGACCAACTCCCGTGGCGCTCCTCCCCGTTCATGCGGGGGCTGCGCTCGCTGCCCGTACGGTACGAACTGGCCGCCACCCCCGAGCGACCGCCGGTCGACAGCCTGGCAGCGGAGCCGACGCCGGAGTCCGCGGCGGAGCCGGACGCGGAGTCTCCCGAGAGCGTGCTGCCGGACCCGTCAGCCCGCCGGCGCTCGTCGCTGTGGCGCTACCTGACGGGGCTGATCCGCCCCGGCCGCTGA
- the tnpA gene encoding IS200/IS605 family transposase, translating to MSPRWEQNPNIRRGRTVVHTLHAHLVFTPKYRRGPFTDEILTRCEEIMRAVCADFETELVEFNGERDHVHLLVHYPPKVAISRLVGSLKGVSARRLRQEFPGHIRKYLWGDHFWSPSYFAASCGGAPLEILKEYIENQKRTD from the coding sequence ATGTCACCACGCTGGGAGCAAAACCCCAACATTCGCAGGGGTCGTACGGTCGTCCACACCCTCCACGCCCACTTGGTCTTCACACCCAAGTACCGGCGCGGACCGTTCACCGACGAGATCCTTACGCGCTGCGAAGAGATCATGCGGGCCGTGTGCGCCGACTTCGAAACCGAGCTGGTGGAGTTCAACGGCGAGCGTGATCACGTCCACCTGCTCGTGCACTACCCGCCCAAGGTCGCCATCTCGCGGTTGGTCGGCTCCCTCAAGGGGGTGTCCGCCCGCAGGCTCCGCCAGGAGTTCCCCGGCCACATCCGCAAGTACCTGTGGGGCGACCACTTCTGGTCCCCGTCCTACTTCGCCGCATCCTGCGGCGGCGCACCGCTAGAGATCCTCAAGGAGTACATCGAGAACCAGAAGCGAACCGACTGA
- a CDS encoding ATP-binding cassette domain-containing protein: protein MIRFDAVSKKYPNGTTAVDDLSLELAEGGITVLVGPSGCGKTTTLRMINRMVEPTTGTVSLRGRDIREVNAPELRRGIGYVIQHAGLFPHRTVLDNIATVPLLLGWSRKKARARAAELLELVGLPAEMAKRYPNQLSGGQQQRVGVARALGADPPVLLMDEPFSAVDPIVRAELQAEFIRLQKELHKTIVFVTHDIDEAIKLGDNIAVFRTGGRLAQFDTPERLLTRPADEFVADFVGHDRGIRRLSFVKAAEVPLRDGPVLSATTPVAEARAVKEPWVLIVDDARRPLGWAPVAELPDSGTLADVSPAPLGHTFSLVGDSARAALDSALLSPARLAVGVDADGAVVGVADVHEITDSPGGDDK from the coding sequence TTGATCAGATTCGACGCGGTGAGTAAAAAATATCCGAACGGCACGACAGCGGTGGACGATCTGTCCCTGGAGTTGGCCGAGGGTGGCATCACGGTCCTGGTCGGTCCCTCCGGCTGCGGCAAGACCACGACGCTGCGCATGATCAACCGCATGGTGGAGCCGACGACCGGGACGGTGAGCCTGCGCGGCCGGGACATCCGGGAGGTCAACGCCCCCGAGTTGAGGCGGGGCATCGGCTATGTGATCCAGCACGCGGGGCTGTTCCCGCACCGTACCGTCCTCGACAACATAGCGACCGTCCCGCTGCTGCTCGGCTGGAGCCGGAAGAAGGCGCGGGCGCGGGCGGCCGAGCTGCTGGAACTGGTGGGCCTGCCGGCCGAGATGGCCAAGCGCTACCCGAACCAGCTCTCCGGCGGGCAGCAGCAGCGCGTCGGCGTGGCCAGGGCGCTGGGCGCCGATCCGCCGGTGCTGCTGATGGACGAGCCGTTCAGCGCGGTCGACCCGATCGTGCGGGCGGAGCTGCAGGCGGAGTTCATCCGGCTGCAGAAGGAGCTGCACAAGACGATCGTGTTCGTCACCCATGACATCGACGAGGCGATCAAACTCGGCGACAACATCGCGGTGTTCCGCACGGGCGGCAGGCTCGCCCAGTTCGACACCCCCGAGCGGCTGCTCACCCGCCCCGCCGACGAGTTCGTGGCCGACTTCGTGGGACACGACCGCGGCATCCGCCGGCTGTCCTTCGTCAAGGCGGCCGAGGTCCCCCTGCGCGACGGACCCGTGCTGTCGGCGACCACCCCGGTCGCGGAGGCCAGGGCGGTGAAGGAGCCCTGGGTGCTCATCGTCGACGACGCCCGACGACCGCTCGGCTGGGCCCCGGTCGCCGAACTCCCGGACAGCGGCACGCTCGCGGACGTATCGCCGGCCCCGCTCGGCCACACCTTCAGCCTCGTCGGCGACTCGGCACGGGCCGCCCTCGACTCGGCACTGCTGTCGCCCGCCCGGCTCGCGGTGGGCGTCGACGCGGACGGCGCGGTCGTCGGCGTCGCGGACGTCCACGAGATCACCGACAGCCCGGGCGGTGACGACAAGTGA